The proteins below are encoded in one region of Portunus trituberculatus isolate SZX2019 chromosome 17, ASM1759143v1, whole genome shotgun sequence:
- the LOC123505110 gene encoding methylglutaconyl-CoA hydratase, mitochondrial-like isoform X1, with protein MMHNVAQNMLRAARSSLRQTAWHRVSARGLCSSSPDIVIEKLSGDCEGIAVFGLNRPQAKNSISKNLLKEFKEGIDSVRHDRSVRVVLLRSLVPGVFCAGADLKERAKMKPEEVGPFVTKARACISDLENLPMPVIVALDGVALGGGLEIALACDLRVAATTTKMGLVETKLAIIPGAGGTQRLPRVVGSAKAKELIFTAAIVNGEEGEEIGLVNYVVPQNDAGDAAYLRSLEVAKKIIPNGPIGVKMAKVAISRGMEVDLSTGLSIEEACYAQVIPTKDRIEGLTAFKEKRTPNYKGE; from the coding sequence ATGATGCATAACGTGGCACAAAACATGCTACGTGCAGCAAGGTCAAGTTTGCGTCAGACTGCATGGCATAGGGTATCAGCACGAGGACTTTGCTCATCTAGTCCTGATATTGTAATCGAGAAGCTCTCAGGTGACTGCGAAGGGATAGCAGTGTTTGGTCTCAACCGTCCACAAGCTAAAAATTCTATAAGTAAGAATTTACTGAAGGAGTTCAAGGAAGGCATTGACAGTGTCCGTCATGATCGCAGTGTAAGGGTGGTGCTCCTACGTTCCTTGGTGCCTGGGGTGTTCTGTGCTGGGGCAGACCTAAAGGAACGTGCAAAAATGAAACCAGAAGAAGTTGGCCCATTTGTTACCAAGGCACGTGCATGCATTTCTGACCTTGAAAATCTGCCCATGCCGGTGATTGTGGCTCTGGATGGAGTAGCTTTGGGAGGAGGACTAGAGATTGCCTTGGCCTGTGATCTACGAgtggctgctactactacaaaaatgggCCTTGTAGAAACCAAGTTAGCCATTATTCCAGGAGCTGGAGGAACTCAGAGGCTTCCACGTGTTGTAGGAAGTGCAAAGGCCAAAGAGTTAATTTTTACTGCTGCCATTGTTAATggtgaggaaggtgaagagattGGTTTGGTAAATTATGTTGTTCCACAGAATGATGCTGGAGATGCAGCCTATCTTAGATCTCTTGAGGTGGCCAAGAAAATAATTCCCAATGGGCCCATTGGAGTGAAAATGGCAAAAGTTGCCATATCACGTGGTATGGAAGTTGATCTTTCCACTGGCTTGTCCATTGAAGAAGCTTGTTATGCACAGGTGATACCCACCAAAGATAGGATTGAAGGACTTACAGCCTTCAAGGAAAAGAGAACCCCTAATtacaaaggagaataa
- the LOC123505110 gene encoding flavin reductase (NADPH)-like isoform X2: protein MKVVIFGATGNTGLCCTQAALKLEYDVTTFVRDPARLPQELSSKVTVKTGDVLDSKAVDEAVQDQDAVVILLGTRNDLSPTTMMSEGTKNIVAAMKKHGVKRVSACLSAFNFREKSAVPERFYPILEDHERMLEVLKASDLEWVAVLPPHITDDEKAGDVIIEHGIGPGPRVSKHDLGHFMVSCLSSDENLYKLCGICNKPQS from the exons ATGAAGGTGGTCATATTTGGCGCCACGGGGAACACTGGCCTGTGCTGTACCCAGGCTGCTCTCAAACTTG AATATGATGTTACAACCTTTGTGAGAGATCCTGCACGCCTTCCCCAAGAACTTTCATCAAAGGTAACAGTAAAGACTGGTGATGTCTTGGATTCAAAAGCAGTGGATGAAGCTGTTCAGGATCAAGatgctgttgttattcttcttggAACAAGGAATGACTTGA GTCCAACAACTATGATGTCTGAGGGAACAAAAAATATTGTTGCTGCTATGAAGAAACATGGAGTGAAGAGGGTTTCAGCTTGCCTTTCTG CTTTTAACTTCAGAGAAAAATCTGCAGTTCCAGAGAGATTTTATCCTATTCTAGAGGATCATGAAAGAATGCTGGAAGTATTAAAAGCAAGTGATCTTGAATGGGTTGCAGTGCTGCCTCCACACATAACTG ATGATGAAAAAGCTGGTGATGTCATCATAGAGCATGGCATTGGACCTGGCCCCAGAGTGTCTAAGCATGACCTGGGTCACTTCATGGTGTCCTGTTTGTCTTCTGATGAAAATCTTTACAAACTCTGTGGCATTTGCAACAAACCTCAGTCATAA